The following are from one region of the Chitinophagales bacterium genome:
- the cafA gene encoding ribonuclease G, with product MNRELIINVSPEKVDIALLEDKALVELHHEKGESEFSVGDIYLGRINKLAPSLNAAFVDVGYSKDAFLHYTDLSPQFRTLDKIVKASIAGDDSYTSLNNLHYEAEIVKTGKVNEVLQTKQPILVQILKEPIGTKGPRLTCEISLPGRYLVLMPLTNTIGVSKRVSSEEERKRLQRLMESIKPKNFGVVVRTVAEGKSSADLHEDLSNLVQKWESIIRQLKGAVPPVKIHNELRKTSGILRDMLNASFNSIVVNDPGLKDELQQYIEKIAPEKKNIVSLYKGNRPIFDHYGITRQIKTLFGKTVTIPGGAYLVIERTEAMHVIDVNSGQKLSKQTDQETTALTVNKEAAKEIARQLRLRDLGGIIVVDFIDMRNPANRKALYTYMREMMKNDKARHTVLPLSKFGLMQITRERVRPEVSIATQEVCPTCHGTGQIEASILITDILQRDFEALMDKGYHVSITAHPYIAAYLTKGLPSIRHKWSWKYKKLIRIHSDASYHLTEYHFFDQKTGEELLV from the coding sequence GTGAACAGGGAACTGATCATTAATGTAAGCCCCGAAAAGGTAGATATCGCCTTGCTGGAAGACAAGGCTCTGGTGGAGCTGCATCACGAGAAAGGCGAATCAGAATTCAGTGTAGGCGATATTTATCTGGGAAGGATAAACAAACTGGCGCCAAGTCTCAATGCCGCCTTTGTGGATGTAGGCTATAGCAAAGATGCTTTTCTGCATTATACTGACCTGAGTCCGCAATTTCGCACCTTAGACAAAATAGTAAAGGCGTCCATAGCAGGAGACGATTCCTACACCAGCCTAAATAACCTGCACTATGAAGCCGAAATTGTCAAAACAGGAAAGGTAAATGAAGTGCTGCAGACCAAACAGCCAATTCTGGTTCAGATACTCAAAGAACCTATTGGTACCAAAGGCCCCAGGTTAACCTGCGAAATATCGCTGCCGGGGCGCTATTTGGTGCTGATGCCCCTTACAAATACTATTGGCGTTTCCAAGCGTGTTTCATCCGAGGAAGAGCGCAAACGGCTGCAGCGACTGATGGAAAGCATAAAGCCTAAAAATTTCGGAGTGGTCGTGCGCACCGTAGCCGAAGGGAAAAGCTCCGCTGATCTGCATGAAGACCTCAGCAATCTGGTGCAGAAGTGGGAAAGTATCATTCGTCAGCTTAAAGGGGCCGTGCCACCGGTGAAAATTCACAATGAACTGCGCAAAACATCGGGGATACTCCGCGATATGCTCAACGCCTCATTTAACAGCATCGTAGTGAATGACCCGGGGCTGAAAGATGAACTGCAGCAGTATATTGAAAAAATTGCCCCTGAGAAAAAGAATATTGTAAGTCTTTATAAGGGCAATCGTCCCATCTTTGATCACTATGGCATAACACGGCAAATCAAAACGCTGTTCGGCAAAACAGTAACCATACCCGGAGGAGCCTATCTGGTTATTGAACGTACTGAAGCCATGCACGTCATTGATGTCAACAGTGGACAAAAGCTCAGCAAACAAACTGACCAGGAGACCACCGCACTAACCGTGAACAAGGAAGCGGCAAAGGAGATAGCCCGACAGCTGCGCCTGCGTGATCTGGGTGGCATCATTGTGGTGGACTTTATTGATATGCGCAATCCTGCCAATCGGAAGGCCTTGTATACCTACATGCGGGAGATGATGAAAAATGATAAAGCCCGCCATACCGTGCTTCCTCTCAGCAAGTTCGGGCTTATGCAGATAACGCGTGAACGGGTAAGGCCTGAAGTCTCTATTGCTACCCAGGAAGTCTGTCCCACCTGTCATGGCACGGGTCAGATAGAGGCTTCCATTTTAATAACGGATATATTGCAGCGTGATTTTGAAGCCCTCATGGATAAAGGATATCACGTGAGTATCACCGCCCATCCCTACATAGCTGCATATCTGACCAAGGGCCTCCCCTCTATTCGGCATAAGTGGAGCTGGAAATACAAAAAACTCATACGCATCCATTCGGATGCCTCCTATCATCTTACCGAATATCACTTCTTTGATCAGAAGACGGGCGAGGAACTGCTGGTGTAA
- a CDS encoding peptidylprolyl isomerase has translation MMMRMLFFCAFFAVAAVTYSMAQEQRVLIDGIAAIVGDKIILHSDIETQYQQALLEGASVPPEYKCALLEQMLAQKLLVMQAAMDSVTVSEEEVEEELNKRIRYFVNMIGSEERLEEYYGKSILQIKDEFRTDVEEQLLANKMRNQVLGEVKITPAEVKQFFNSIPEDSLPFFNAEVEVGQLVIVPTVNPELKEYARQKAEEIRQRILNGEEFCLLVQIYSEDPGSANDCGNLGFIRRGEMVPEFEGAAFRLQPNEISEVTETQFGFHIIQALEKRGNRIKVRHILIRPKTTSADLAQARAKLDSVRALIIARQLTFEEAVARFSDDEATKNTGGMLINPVTGNTYFEIDQLNKEDYFAIEKLSPGELSEPQLFQTPEGTQAYRIMYLKSETRPHKANLKEDYSRIQAAAEQQKKERIFNQWLSEKAKEIYVHIADEYARCDWLLKWTSKDEQQGLIKTYH, from the coding sequence ATGATGATGAGAATGCTTTTCTTCTGTGCGTTTTTTGCTGTTGCGGCCGTGACCTATAGTATGGCCCAGGAGCAGAGAGTATTGATTGATGGCATTGCCGCCATCGTTGGAGATAAAATCATTCTACACTCTGACATAGAAACACAATATCAGCAGGCCCTGCTGGAAGGAGCCAGCGTGCCGCCAGAATATAAATGTGCCCTGCTGGAACAAATGCTGGCGCAGAAACTACTGGTCATGCAGGCCGCCATGGACAGTGTAACGGTATCTGAGGAGGAAGTAGAAGAGGAGCTGAATAAACGCATACGCTACTTTGTAAACATGATAGGCTCCGAGGAACGCCTGGAAGAATACTATGGCAAATCCATCCTGCAGATAAAAGATGAATTTCGCACCGATGTAGAAGAACAGCTACTGGCCAATAAAATGCGCAACCAGGTGTTGGGCGAAGTAAAAATAACCCCAGCTGAAGTCAAGCAGTTTTTTAACAGCATTCCCGAAGACAGCCTGCCGTTCTTCAATGCCGAGGTTGAAGTGGGTCAGCTTGTAATAGTGCCCACTGTAAATCCCGAGTTAAAAGAATATGCCCGGCAAAAAGCCGAAGAAATCCGGCAACGTATTCTTAATGGGGAAGAGTTTTGCCTGTTGGTACAGATCTATTCCGAAGACCCCGGCTCGGCTAATGACTGCGGCAATCTTGGATTCATCAGGCGCGGAGAAATGGTGCCTGAATTTGAAGGGGCTGCCTTCCGGCTGCAGCCCAACGAGATTTCGGAAGTTACCGAAACCCAATTCGGGTTTCACATCATTCAGGCACTGGAAAAACGGGGCAACCGCATCAAAGTGCGGCATATCCTCATTCGTCCCAAAACCACCTCTGCCGATCTGGCTCAGGCCCGTGCCAAGCTGGACTCGGTGCGCGCGTTGATTATCGCCCGGCAGCTGACTTTTGAAGAAGCTGTTGCGCGATTTTCTGATGACGAAGCAACAAAAAATACCGGAGGCATGCTCATAAACCCTGTTACCGGAAACACCTATTTTGAAATAGATCAGTTGAACAAAGAAGATTACTTTGCCATAGAAAAACTTTCTCCCGGGGAGCTTTCCGAACCGCAACTATTTCAAACCCCGGAAGGCACGCAGGCCTATCGGATTATGTATCTGAAATCAGAAACCAGGCCGCATAAAGCCAATCTCAAAGAAGACTACTCCCGCATTCAGGCTGCGGCCGAACAGCAGAAAAAGGAACGCATTTTTAACCAGTGGCTGAGTGAAAAAGCCAAAGAGATATACGTGCATATCGCTGATGAATATGCCCGTTGTGACTGGCTCCTGAAGTGGACAAGCAAAGATGAACAACAGGGATTAATAAAAACCTATCACTGA
- the norM gene encoding MATE family efflux transporter, translated as MVMSTSAAPSLSAYLSKMQETLRLAIPIIAGQVGMILMGFFDTVQIGGLGHEYIAGSGFGHNVFWLINLFGIGILFSVSTLVSEAKGENQEWKAIAIYQSGMHIALILSGVFMVVTVACMQFIDVFRQAQVVNDIALRYLWVLLPSILFMYVFTVCKQFVDGLGRTTVGMYITLAGLVVNVFLNWVLIYGNLGMPRLEVHGAALATTITRAFMMSAFLAYISFDRSIGLLGKEAARQQHRLEKKSYVRPVLKLGIPSGLQFFFEVAAFQIAHFMSGWIGVRELSAHGIAIGLASITFMILGGLSAAGSILTGYAYGARNRNEIKMAGTTVFVMTIFVELVFALIFIVFRDRLPLLYTRDTEVIMLASNMILLAAFFQVSDGLQAAAVGALRGIQDVKIPMCIALVSYWGIMIPACYLLAFRWEMGLTGIWVGFIFGLSAAALLLLTRFWYMVSRVRFEEV; from the coding sequence ATGGTTATGTCCACTTCCGCTGCGCCCAGTCTGTCAGCCTATCTATCCAAAATGCAGGAAACGCTCCGGCTGGCTATTCCCATTATTGCCGGCCAGGTGGGGATGATTCTAATGGGCTTTTTTGACACGGTGCAAATAGGTGGGCTTGGGCATGAGTACATTGCCGGCTCCGGCTTTGGCCATAATGTATTTTGGCTGATAAACCTGTTTGGTATAGGAATTCTCTTCTCCGTTTCTACCTTGGTTTCCGAAGCCAAAGGAGAAAATCAGGAATGGAAAGCCATAGCCATTTATCAGTCCGGCATGCACATCGCCCTTATCCTCTCCGGGGTGTTCATGGTAGTTACGGTCGCCTGCATGCAGTTTATTGATGTCTTCAGGCAGGCACAGGTGGTCAATGATATTGCCCTGCGCTACCTGTGGGTGCTGCTGCCATCCATTCTGTTTATGTATGTTTTTACTGTGTGCAAGCAGTTTGTAGATGGGCTGGGACGCACCACTGTGGGCATGTATATTACCCTGGCCGGACTGGTGGTCAATGTGTTCCTCAACTGGGTTTTGATCTACGGCAATCTGGGTATGCCGCGGTTGGAAGTGCACGGGGCGGCTCTGGCTACTACCATAACGCGGGCTTTCATGATGAGCGCTTTTCTGGCTTATATCTCTTTTGACCGCAGCATAGGGCTCCTGGGAAAGGAGGCCGCCCGGCAGCAACACCGCCTTGAGAAGAAAAGTTACGTGCGCCCCGTACTCAAACTGGGTATTCCTTCGGGGCTGCAATTCTTTTTTGAAGTGGCGGCTTTCCAGATTGCCCATTTCATGAGCGGCTGGATTGGCGTAAGAGAGCTTTCGGCTCATGGTATTGCCATAGGACTGGCATCCATCACGTTTATGATTCTGGGCGGGTTATCGGCTGCCGGAAGCATACTTACCGGATATGCCTATGGCGCCCGAAACAGAAATGAAATCAAAATGGCCGGCACTACGGTATTTGTGATGACCATTTTTGTGGAGCTGGTGTTTGCTTTGATATTTATTGTTTTTCGCGACAGGCTGCCCTTACTGTATACCCGCGATACGGAAGTGATCATGCTTGCCTCCAACATGATTCTGCTCGCGGCATTTTTTCAGGTCAGTGATGGGTTGCAAGCTGCAGCAGTAGGCGCCCTGCGGGGCATTCAGGATGTGAAAATACCTATGTGCATAGCCCTGGTTTCATACTGGGGAATCATGATTCCGGCCTGCTATCTGCTGGCTTTCCGCTGGGAGATGGGATTGACCGGCATATGGGTAGGATTCATTTTCGGCCTGTCCGCAGCGGCTTTATTGCTGCTGACGCGCTTCTGGTATATGGTGAGCCGGGTGAGGTTTGAGGAGGTGTAG
- a CDS encoding saccharopine reductase, with product MSLKKQPNILVLGAGMVGSAIALDLAETYPVTAADISASALAPLKGRIKTLRCDLSDRTWLKKLAAKYELVIGAVPGHMGFKTARTVIEAGRPLVDISFFPEDAFLLNRLAEARGVTAIVDCGIAPGFSNMIAGYHHQLMCITSFTCYVGGIPKNPEPPFYYKAPFSPIDVIEEYTRPARLMVDSVEVIKEPLTDVETLYFKNIGHLEAFNTDGLRTLLQTVSIPNMKEKTLRYPGHAEKIQLLRKAGFFSQTPVMVNGKKITPFDMTAALLFPLWKLKPGEPEYTLMRIVLHGHENGQQVEYRYALFDTYDEKTGITSMARTTGYTCTAVARLVAEGIYTQPGISPPEYVGARSICFDYILRYLKTKGIRITRKKKVIKEATPPQTSPGSPYTRSASAAIKPLRTGRK from the coding sequence ATGTCACTAAAAAAACAACCGAATATCCTCGTGCTGGGTGCCGGGATGGTGGGCAGCGCCATTGCCCTTGACCTGGCTGAAACGTATCCGGTCACAGCCGCTGACATCAGTGCTTCTGCGCTGGCTCCGTTAAAAGGACGTATAAAGACCCTGCGCTGTGACCTGTCCGATAGAACATGGTTAAAAAAGCTGGCTGCAAAATATGAGCTGGTCATCGGAGCCGTTCCCGGACATATGGGTTTTAAAACCGCGCGAACAGTGATTGAAGCCGGTCGTCCCCTGGTTGATATTTCTTTTTTTCCTGAAGATGCTTTTTTGCTTAACCGCCTTGCTGAGGCTCGGGGAGTTACTGCAATCGTGGATTGTGGCATAGCTCCCGGTTTCAGCAACATGATTGCAGGGTATCACCATCAGCTGATGTGTATAACCAGCTTCACTTGCTATGTGGGAGGCATCCCCAAAAATCCGGAGCCCCCGTTTTACTACAAAGCACCTTTTTCCCCGATAGATGTAATAGAAGAATATACACGTCCGGCAAGGCTGATGGTAGATTCGGTGGAGGTAATTAAAGAACCCCTCACCGATGTGGAAACACTGTATTTTAAAAACATAGGACACCTGGAAGCATTTAATACCGATGGACTGCGTACGCTGCTGCAGACGGTCAGCATTCCGAACATGAAGGAAAAAACCTTACGCTACCCCGGGCATGCTGAGAAAATACAGTTATTGCGCAAAGCAGGTTTTTTTTCCCAAACCCCAGTGATGGTAAACGGAAAAAAAATTACTCCCTTTGACATGACAGCAGCCTTACTTTTTCCGCTATGGAAGCTGAAGCCGGGCGAGCCCGAATACACTCTCATGCGCATCGTCCTGCATGGTCATGAAAACGGCCAACAGGTGGAATATCGGTATGCATTGTTTGATACGTATGATGAAAAAACAGGCATTACTTCTATGGCGCGCACTACCGGTTATACCTGCACAGCCGTTGCTCGTCTGGTAGCTGAAGGCATCTATACACAACCGGGGATATCCCCTCCCGAATATGTGGGCGCCCGAAGTATTTGTTTTGACTACATTTTGCGCTACCTTAAAACAAAGGGCATTCGCATAACCCGAAAAAAGAAAGTTATCAAAGAAGCTACACCTCCTCAAACCTCACCCGGCTCACCATATACCAGAAGCGCGTCAGCAGCAATAAAGCCGCTGCGGACAGGCCGAAAATGA
- a CDS encoding ATPase AAA encodes MNKFSSDVEAVDALAETYKKLTKEIAKVIVGQEKVIETVIISIFCDGHSLLVGVPGLAKTLLVSTIAQALELSFKRIQFTPDLMPSDITGAEVLDEHRQFRFNRGPIFANIVLADEINRTPPKTQAALLEAMQERSVTAGGTTHKLDLPFFVLATQNPIEQEGTYPLPEAQLDRFMFNIVVDYPKFEEELEIVKNTTSLRESTVNKCMHARDILDFQKLIRKIPVADNVLEYAVTLAAKTRPHTPKATDFVNNYLTWGAGPRASQYLVLGAKCHAAIHGKYSPDIEDVQAVALPILRHRVVKNYKAEAEGISVDDIFRKLF; translated from the coding sequence ATGAATAAATTTTCTTCAGACGTGGAAGCCGTAGATGCCCTGGCTGAGACTTATAAAAAACTCACAAAAGAGATTGCCAAGGTCATTGTAGGGCAGGAAAAGGTCATTGAAACCGTAATCATATCCATTTTCTGCGATGGTCATAGCCTGCTGGTGGGCGTCCCGGGGCTGGCAAAAACACTTTTGGTGAGTACCATTGCCCAGGCCCTTGAGCTTAGCTTCAAGCGGATACAATTTACACCCGACCTGATGCCCTCGGATATCACCGGGGCCGAGGTGCTGGACGAACACCGCCAGTTCCGCTTTAACCGGGGCCCCATTTTCGCCAATATTGTATTGGCAGACGAGATAAACCGTACCCCCCCAAAAACGCAGGCAGCCCTGCTGGAGGCCATGCAGGAACGCTCGGTTACAGCAGGAGGAACCACCCACAAGCTTGACCTGCCTTTCTTTGTGCTGGCTACCCAAAATCCAATAGAACAGGAAGGCACTTATCCGCTTCCGGAAGCTCAGCTGGACCGCTTCATGTTCAACATTGTGGTGGATTATCCAAAGTTTGAAGAGGAGCTGGAGATAGTCAAAAACACCACTTCCCTGAGAGAGTCCACTGTAAACAAATGTATGCATGCAAGGGATATCCTTGATTTCCAAAAGCTCATTCGTAAAATTCCGGTAGCGGATAATGTATTGGAGTATGCCGTTACGCTGGCGGCAAAAACCCGGCCTCACACTCCCAAGGCAACAGATTTTGTAAACAACTACTTAACCTGGGGCGCAGGACCCCGGGCATCTCAGTATCTTGTGCTGGGTGCAAAATGCCATGCCGCTATTCATGGTAAATACTCCCCCGATATTGAAGACGTACAGGCAGTGGCGCTACCCATCCTGCGGCATCGCGTGGTGAAGAATTATAAAGCCGAAGCAGAAGGAATCAGTGTAGATGACATCTTCAGGAAACTGTTCTGA
- the hupA gene encoding integration host factor subunit beta, giving the protein MRKADLINKISEKTGIAKVDVLVTLESFFKEIKSALKEGENVYIRGFGSFVVRKRARKIGRNIKKNIAIEIPEHYIPVFKPAKVFADAVKKSVKQPRQSSGS; this is encoded by the coding sequence ATGAGAAAAGCAGATCTTATCAACAAAATATCAGAAAAAACCGGTATTGCCAAGGTGGATGTGCTGGTGACTCTTGAATCGTTTTTTAAAGAAATCAAAAGTGCGCTGAAGGAGGGCGAAAATGTCTATATCCGGGGATTTGGCAGCTTCGTTGTCAGGAAGCGTGCCCGAAAAATAGGAAGGAACATAAAAAAGAACATTGCCATAGAAATACCCGAACACTATATACCGGTTTTTAAACCGGCTAAAGTATTTGCCGATGCCGTGAAAAAGAGTGTTAAGCAACCCAGGCAATCATCCGGCTCATGA
- the scpB gene encoding segregation and condensation protein B, protein MLEQHIEALIFASEKPVTPKEIKEALKGAYGWEVDEEELSNALTALEERYRAEKYSFHLLQCGGGYQFMTKKDFAPLINTFLNQRSKKRLTRAALETLSIIAYKQPITKAEIEQIRGVNCDYTIQKLLEKELIVIAGRADTLGHPLTYGTSQLFMDYFGINSPADLPKLREIDASHENEIGNAPAIEEEELLLQENPRESNDTGEQEQSEVEEDIPTNTRAERLAERAAALNQAALKSNSADVVS, encoded by the coding sequence ATGCTGGAGCAACATATTGAAGCCCTGATATTCGCGAGTGAAAAACCGGTAACCCCAAAAGAAATCAAAGAAGCCCTGAAAGGGGCTTACGGCTGGGAAGTTGATGAAGAAGAACTGAGCAATGCCCTAACCGCATTGGAGGAACGATATAGGGCGGAAAAATACTCCTTCCACCTTTTGCAATGCGGAGGAGGGTATCAGTTTATGACCAAGAAGGACTTCGCCCCCCTGATAAACACATTTTTGAATCAGCGCTCTAAAAAGCGCCTGACGCGGGCTGCTCTGGAAACTCTATCTATCATAGCCTATAAACAACCGATTACCAAAGCTGAGATAGAGCAGATTCGCGGAGTAAATTGTGATTACACCATACAGAAGCTTTTGGAAAAAGAGCTTATTGTTATAGCCGGCCGTGCTGACACACTGGGGCATCCACTGACTTACGGTACCAGCCAGCTGTTTATGGACTATTTCGGCATCAACTCTCCAGCCGACCTTCCCAAATTGCGTGAAATAGACGCTTCTCATGAAAACGAAATTGGAAACGCTCCAGCAATAGAAGAGGAAGAGCTCTTGCTGCAGGAAAACCCGCGCGAGAGCAATGATACCGGAGAACAAGAACAATCTGAGGTAGAAGAGGACATCCCCACGAATACACGTGCAGAACGGCTGGCAGAGAGGGCAGCGGCTCTGAACCAGGCGGCTCTCAAGAGCAACAGCGCAGATGTGGTTTCCTGA
- a CDS encoding A/G-specific adenine glycosylase, protein MKEKDFAKKLLQWHQTVDRSLPWKGERNPYLVWLSEIILQQTRAEQGVAYYLRFKETFPDLKSLALATEDDVLRMWQGLGYYTRARNLHHAARYIYHELAGKFPDNYTALRKLKGVGPYTAAAIAAFAFNQPCAVVDSNVYRVLSRIFGIFEPVDSVAGKKFFTSLAERLMDPKAPALYNQAIMDFGAVQCTPRNPFCENCPFKTRCYAFQHQCIELLPIKKKKPARKVRYFHYLVLRHQGYTYLMHRNGKDIWKNLYEFPMIEGSRKMSLKEIVLRAEQNGWILRAAAVTASLSPEFSQTLTHQKIHGSFAEIVLHKDASVAAFLLKIPINSLDNYAFPGIIRKYLQQAPHLFLLTAE, encoded by the coding sequence GTGAAAGAGAAGGATTTCGCTAAAAAACTTTTACAATGGCATCAGACCGTAGACCGTTCTCTGCCCTGGAAAGGGGAGCGCAACCCTTATCTGGTGTGGTTATCGGAAATTATCTTACAGCAGACGCGCGCTGAACAGGGGGTGGCCTATTACCTGCGCTTTAAAGAAACATTTCCCGACCTCAAAAGCCTGGCTTTGGCAACTGAAGATGATGTACTACGCATGTGGCAGGGGCTGGGTTATTACACGCGTGCACGCAACCTGCATCATGCTGCCCGCTACATTTACCATGAGCTCGCTGGAAAATTTCCTGATAATTATACAGCGCTCAGGAAGCTGAAAGGCGTTGGACCTTACACTGCAGCAGCAATAGCTGCTTTTGCTTTCAATCAGCCTTGTGCTGTTGTGGATAGCAACGTTTACAGGGTTTTGTCCCGTATTTTTGGAATATTTGAACCGGTTGATTCGGTTGCAGGTAAAAAATTTTTTACTTCATTGGCCGAAAGGTTGATGGACCCAAAGGCTCCTGCACTTTATAATCAGGCCATTATGGATTTTGGAGCCGTGCAATGTACTCCGCGAAACCCGTTTTGTGAAAACTGTCCTTTCAAAACCCGTTGTTATGCCTTCCAGCATCAGTGCATAGAGCTCCTACCAATAAAGAAGAAAAAACCTGCCAGGAAAGTACGTTATTTTCATTATCTCGTCCTTCGTCATCAGGGCTATACGTATCTGATGCATAGAAACGGCAAAGACATTTGGAAAAACCTGTATGAGTTTCCGATGATTGAAGGTTCGCGGAAGATGTCGCTGAAAGAGATTGTACTTCGGGCTGAACAAAACGGCTGGATACTTCGCGCTGCTGCTGTTACCGCAAGCCTATCTCCGGAATTTTCCCAAACACTTACCCATCAAAAAATACATGGGTCTTTTGCGGAAATAGTTCTTCACAAAGACGCTTCCGTTGCCGCCTTTTTACTGAAAATCCCCATTAACAGCCTGGATAATTATGCTTTCCCCGGCATTATCCGCAAATATCTGCAGCAAGCTCCTCATCTTTTCCTGCTTACCGCTGAATAA